atttgtttaattttcaaatgtaataaatatattgtaGTCCCATTTTCAATTTCAGCAAACAAAGCCATATTGATGTTATTAATCTTTGTGGAACCAACATATAAACCAGCATTAAATATCTGTGACCATAATTCCTCATCAGATTCTCTAGAGGAAAGGCATTAAAATCGATTGACTAATCTATAAGCAAGGATTTTCCTATAACACTACAAACACAGATTTCTCCATACACATTCCAAGAAATATTATTTCTACGTAGACATAACTGTCATTATAATTAATAATTGGTTAGGAAATCCAGCTTATTCCAGCAATCGATCTCCAAGGTTGTGACATCAATAACATTATTGGTCAGCTGACAGTCATGGCACTACAGTGAATGAGGAGGGCTATTTTAATGaggtatgttttcttttttataccaATTTATATTTTCATGGTGTTATTCGTAATgccatattttgtttattatctatCAAAAATTAAAGCTGgtttacaatttcaaaataagCATATCTTCTTCAATCTTAAAGATGTTTACTGCTAATTGATACATGTGTATTGACTATACAAATGTGCTTCGCGTTTCTTTCCAAACAAATTAATCACAACCTGATGTTCGATTTAGTTTAGCTGctgaatttattttgtaattcgtCATGTTTCCTTTATTGCGAAAATAAATCATAGTTACAAAATGAATAGTGATTGAAAAGTAGTCGATATTGTGATGTCAAATCGTAGGCGTTTGGTTTTGTCAACTTTGGGTGTTAATGTAGCCTTTCTGTGTTATTCAGATGACGTAGTAAATGCCGACCAAGCCGGATGGTGAGTCGTTCTTACGACTAATGCCATGAGTGAAAGTACAGAATCGAAAAACTTCACTGACGATGGATTAGCTGAGGAAGAGCACGAAATTCTATCAAAAACATCAACTGTTCTTGAAGAAGCCGatcctgaaaaaaagaaaaagaaaagtggATGCCCAGTTTATTTTGGAGTGAAGTCATATTTACACGAATTCTACGATCCCAATTCTTCTGTTAAAGATCCGAGTATATACGAGGAAGATGACGACTTTGCTCTGCTATTAAATCCGAGATCAAGAAGACGGCGATGTCCTCCAATCTGGCTGAAAGTATGTATCTGGAGCGGTGCCAACTTGCTATTGTTTGGCATTGTCGGTATCCTTGTAGGGTATACAGTTCCAAGAAAATCTATGGTAACAAAACTAAGTGAGGACCAAAATTTAGGATATATTGATCACAGTGCTGTATCATTTAATACTACTCTTGATTTATGTAAGCTGGTTGGTTTGATTCTTTTTTGTTCTGGTGGAATTATATTCGCTATGTCGCTTCTATTTCCTAGCTTTTTGACCAGTTATTGCGACGATGACGTCTCTGAAGATTCTATAAGAATACCCATTGCTGATGAAAAAACACCATTGAGCCCGATCGAAATGTCGATCCCCTCAACTTCCAAAGTTAAAAGTGTTCAGCCAAACAGAGTAGCATTTAAAGATGATTTTCCGACAAAAGATGTGCGTTTTATGGATTAATGGACTGAACATTCACACAAGTAATTAAGTAGTGTAATATACGACCACAAAATAAATGTGCAttcaaattgttttcttttttgtcattCATACAAGTATACATAAATAGTGCAAAcgattttaaaatatgttaaaactaattTCACAGtcacaaaacatttacaaaaacgATCTATCATTTGTTCGGTATTCTTTTATCCCAAGTTCGTATTTAGtctctttttctttgttttgtgtaAGCTTGAAGTTCAAACTCAAACCGTAATATCATAGCTAACTTAGTTACTTAATCCTTTTCATGCTCTTGAACATTAggtgatataaatatatatatattatatattttttttacagaaacaaaCAGTATTGAAAGTGTTAAAAGCATCAGTGAAGTGACTTTACATAAAAAATGTTCAATACCATTATACcagaaaaaatggtaaaaatcggtttatgcattttattttttctctaagAGTATTAAAAAATATACTCGAGTGACTGGTAGTTCCGTTCAACTCCATAGGTATTAAACATTGACATTATTTTTGGGTTCAAATGTTCTTAGTGCATGGGTACATTCAACAAAtaataaatgcaattttaaaaatgCTTATTATTTAAAGGAGGTTTCACCCAAGTAATTTAGGACTCTTCTGTACAATAGGAACACATAAAGAAAACATTTCAGAAGTTGAACATGTGACCATAGATATAAAAGCATTTATTTCAATGATGGGACTTTCCGTAGAGTTTGAATGACGGATCTGTTTGGcaccaaataaaaattaaatggcaaagatcagaggcggatttaggggggggggggggccgggtCCCccatttttgggaaaaaatttggttgcttatatagggaatcattgaagcgtgactggagcgggccccctcttaggtcagtcagtgggcccccacttatgaatatttctggatccgccactgaagatTGACAGTGTCTCTGGTTCATTATATCTGTAAAGTTTAAAACCATTTTGTTGTGTAGAATCATGTAAGATTCATATAGAGTCCCATAAGATTTTAGATAATTGgtcaattagaataaaaaaaaaaaccaacagttgCGGTCATATTTTCAACAGATTGTAACCGAATATGACTGAACTGTATACAGAGGAACTTGGTTACGTCATTCTTGCAATTTCGGTAATATATGGTCAAGTTGTTACCAAgatgaaatcggtaaaaagaaaATTCCAATGACACGTTTAACATTTCCAATAGTTTCAAGATAAcagcaaaaacatgaaaaattttaACCAATACAAAGAAAATGACCTTTTGAGTTACTCCGAATAGGGCTGTCAAATTGTTTTGAAAGTTTGAGGTTGCTAGAACTTGTCATGCTActcattattttaatttaagcttAATTGTTATCTAGCTTTTATAGTTTTCAAGACAATAGCGCCTAACTTCCATTTAATAGTTAAGAATATTGTTTGAGCTCAAATAATGGCTGGATAATTTGATTAATTTGGACAAAAGTTTGTAAAATTCTACAGCCATCTTTTAGATTAAAcagtcaatattttgttttacaatccATAAAGAAATTTCAGAGATGAATTTGAAGAAAGTTCATTGTATAGCTTATGGTAATAGCTCATATTGCCACTATGGTTTGAGTGAATTTCAAGGTTGGGAACTTAACAGGTGTTCAGTTATTTATTTGATTGGTTCTATAAATTCCTTCATTGCAATGTTCTGTTTTATAAAACGTACCATTCTTAGTAAACATGACAAATCTATTTATTATCATTTTGCACTTCTTAGCAACCTTTTATCTCTCCCACTATTTTAACAAGGATAGACTGAATATGAAGGCAAAGATTGGAAATTTCAACCTTCGTTAATAAATCACGATGGGCATTAAACTTAAAAGCATTGCAGGAACTTCAAGGATACAATTATTagggtttattttttgtattaaaattgaaCTATCTGTTTTTCAATGAACACATTTACATGTTTTCTGTGGTGATTGGTTCTACTTATTTTACAAATATCCAATACAccttttgattatttgttttgttgGGTTGTCATCTCATTGACCTCTTACAATTAAATTTACTGTGTATAAGAGGATAGCATGATGGTTTTTTTTCCTTGTATGTTACTGACATTTCTGGCATAAGGTTACTGATATTTTGAAACCTAAGAAGTAACAGGATAATCAGAAGTCAAAATAATTGTCTGGGGACCATCAAACCATATTGTAATATTGTAactttcattcattcataaatatCTATACAGTTCAGAGTTCACGCACGTGTTGTGTTGATGGACATAGCAGATAAGGTCGCGTCGTATTGCTTTATGTATTTGTGTTGATTACTTAGCTCTAGCATTATATTAAAGTATGTTAATCAGTACACATGGCTTGTCTCTTAGTTAATATATATAGGCTACAAACGTTACATTGGCGACGaggataaaaacaaaagttggaaatgttaaaaatgtatttcaatggATTTAATAATTAGTGACACTGATAATCAAACCATGGCTGCATCTTTACCAATTTTTCCGAGTTTTCCGGTACATTAGAATAATGCTGAAATAAGGTGGCGTAAATGGATAAGTAGACTTGAAAATTTATTCATCGGTTTAAACATAAAGGACAGCAAAAGACAAAGAGCACTCTTGTTGCATTACGCTGGAGAAGATGTCAACGAAGTCTTTGATACCCTTGACAATACAGGAGAAGACTTTGCTGCCGCTAAACACAAGTTAACTGCTTACTTTGCTCCGAAAAAGAATACGGAATATGAAATCTACAAATTTAGGCAAGCCAAACAAACATCTGATGAAACTATCGACAGTTTTCACACGAGATTACGCCAGCTagctgtaaactgtgaatttacgGAAACATCTAAAGAAGTAAAATCGCAAATAATCCAAGGTTGTCATTCAACTAGACTAAGACGAAAGGCTCTTCGGGAAGACACGACCCTTGAAGGATTAATTTCATCAGCTAGAGCGTTAGAACTTTCCGAAAAACAGGCAACGGAAATTGAACAATCAGACAAACAATCCGCAAATGCTGTGAGAAAAGGAGTTGGAAAACGTCGAAACGGACCACGATTTCTAAAGACACAAACTGACCACAACGTAAAGAAAAAGAATACTTGCAGAAACTGTGGAGGTGATTTTCCACATGCAAACAAGTGTCCGGCATTTGGAAAAAGTTGCAACTCATGTAAAAAGTTGAATCATTTCGCTTCTGTATGTAGATCCAAACGTATAGATGGAACTAGCACTTTCAAAAGAAAAGTAAACAAAGTTGACAAATACGAACATGATGATGATCGTGATAGCAGTTCTGACGATGGTTACGTTTTTGGATTACGAGAAAATACTGTGAATAAAGTACAGAAAGGACAACCGAAAATCAACGTGAAAATCAATAATTCTAATGTGGATATCATCAATTGGAGTTAAACGAAGAATCCCGGAACATCACAACCTTCACGACACACGTAGGATTACGTAGATACAAACGACTCAGTTTTGGTGTTTCATCAGCCGCAGAGTTATTCCAAAACACACTGAGTAATGCACTGGAAGGATTAGATGGAGTCCGAAATATATCCGACGATATAATCGTATTTGGAAGGAACCAGGACGAACATGATAAACGATTGGAAAAACTATTTTCACGTCTTAAAGAAAAGAACTTGACATTAAATAAGGCAAAATGTGAATTTAATAAGAACAAACTTGAATTCTATGGTCATATTTTTAGTGAAGATGGCATATCAGCCGATCCAAGAAAAATAAGCGCTATCAGGAACACGACAATACCGAAAGACGTAGGTGAAATTCGTAGTTTCTTAGCAATGACTAATTATGTTGGACGTTTTATTCCAAATTACTCAACTATAACTGAACCGCTCCGCAGATTAACAAAGCAGGATTCCAAGTGGGAATGGACATCTGAACAACAGGAATCATTTGACAAGCTAAAGAATGAACTTGTTGCTGACCGTGTGATGTCATACTTTGACCCTAACAAAGAAACAATGTTGATAGTAGATGCAAGTCCCGTTGGATTAGCTGGATTATTAACACAAAACGGAAAAATAATCGCATACGCAAGCCGATCATTGACAGACGTTGAAACACGCTATTCGCAAACAGAAAAGGAAGCATTAGCAATTGTATGGGCAATTGAACATTTTCACCTTTACTTGTACGGACAATCATTTACATTGGTATCCGATCACCAACCGCTTGAAACTATATTCAACAGTCCAAAGGCAAAAACACCAGCACGCATTAAAAGATGGAGATTAAGATTACAGGGATATAATTTCAAAGTACAGTACAAGCCAGGAAAGGTGAACGCAGCTGATTATTTATCAAGACATCCGACCCCGAATACATCAATCGCATGTAAACATTCTCAATTAGCTGAAGAATATGTCCGATACTTAACTGACAACGCTGTGCCGAAGGCAATGACCCTAAATGAAATAGCTGACAGTACACAAAAAGATAAAGATCTACAAACTGTTATTACTGCATTAAAATCAAACAGGTGGGACAAGTATGAGAGTAATACGCTAGATACATTCTCAAGATTACGATACGAATTAACAATCGTTCCCGTTAATGATATGGAGATCATACTTCATGATAATAGAATTGTCATTCCGAAAGATTTACAGATGCGTGTAATTGACCTTGCACATGAAGGGCACCAGGGCATAGTACGTACAAAGCAGTTGTTACGTGAAAAGGTATACTTCCCTGGAATAGACAAACTTGTAGAACAAACGTGTAAATCATGTATACCATGTTTAGCGTCAACCCCGAAAAATGTTTTCGAACCGTTACAAATGTCTGAGATACCGAATAATGTATGGGAGAATCTCAGCATGGACTTTTGTGGACCATTTCCGAATGGATATTACGTTATGGTTATAATTGATGAATACTCAAGGTATCCTGTAATAGAAACCTTAACCAGTTTAACCGCAGAATCCGTCATACCGCTATTAGACAAAACTTTCTCAATTTTTGGAATACCGAAAGAACTGAAAACAGACAACGGACCGCCGTTTAATTCAGGAGAGTTCCGAAATTTTGCAGATAACATGGGTTTTAAGCACCGCAAAATAACTCCGTTATGGCCTCGCGCTAACGCGGAAAGTGAAAGATTCATGAGAACTATAGGAAAAGCAATTCGTGCAGCTCAAACGGAACATCGTAGTTGGAGACAAGAAATACACACATTTCTTCGCAATTATAGAGCAACACCGCACTCAACAACTAACGTGTCCCCGGCAGAACTTTTATTTGGAAGAAAAATTAATACCAAAATGCCGAACATTTCAACAAATGACCAAGCCGACAGTGAAGTTCGAAATGAAGACCACAAGAACaaaagtaaaatgaaattataCTTCGAGAAAAAACATTCAGTAAAAGTACCTGATTTTACAGTAGGATATACCGTACTAGTTAAACAGGAAAAGAAAGATAAACTATCTACCCCGTACAATCCTCAACCATTAACAATCAAGAATAAAAAGGGTAGTATGATTACGGCAACGAATGAACAACAAAAAGATATAACTCGAAATTCGTCACACTTCAAAAAGGTTGGGAAATCTAAGATAATGACTGATGAGGAAATAGGAGAAATCATTGATGATGACATTATACCAAACACACCATTAAGAAGATCATCACGAGAAAAACAAACACCGAAACATCTCGATGATTATGTGCGTTAAAGGGCTGTGTTACAGGCATAATAATCCTGTGCTCTTTCTGATGTATCAGTTAGGTTTGATGTTGATTTATATGTTTGTGAATTTATGATACAAATCAATTTTGTGGAATTTACTATTCACACTCGTAATGATAGCCTTATCAGATTGATCAGACGATCCACTAATTATATTGACATTACAGTACGCGTACCAGataatttacatttatcacaGACTATAAAGTTCTAATTTTCTATTGATACAATTTTATGCATCTTATCACTTAATTTGTTTACACAGACAGTTAAAGATTTTATGACTACACAGACagtaatataattaattaaagtAGAAGTTTAATCTGAGAAAAGAAGAGATGTAATATTGTAactttcattcattcataaatatCTATACAGTTCAGAGTTCACGCACGTGTTGTGTTGATGGACATAGCAGATAAGGTCGCGTCGTATTGCTTTATGTATTTGTGTTGATTAC
This sequence is a window from Mytilus edulis chromosome 1, xbMytEdul2.2, whole genome shotgun sequence. Protein-coding genes within it:
- the LOC139518165 gene encoding neurensin-1-like, which codes for MSESTESKNFTDDGLAEEEHEILSKTSTVLEEADPEKKKKKSGCPVYFGVKSYLHEFYDPNSSVKDPSIYEEDDDFALLLNPRSRRRRCPPIWLKVCIWSGANLLLFGIVGILVGYTVPRKSMVTKLSEDQNLGYIDHSAVSFNTTLDLCKLVGLILFCSGGIIFAMSLLFPSFLTSYCDDDVSEDSIRIPIADEKTPLSPIEMSIPSTSKVKSVQPNRVAFKDDFPTKDVRFMD